The Rhodoferax sediminis genome has a segment encoding these proteins:
- a CDS encoding ABC transporter permease — protein MLSFLLRRIVATIPVLVIVALIVFLMTRLAPGDPAAVIVGDTGTSADIARVRTQLGLDQPLPVQFAKWSAQVLRGDLGESLFMKQTVASLIGQRIEPTLSLAGLTLVLTVLVAVPLGVLAAWRHGGWLDRALMGFSVLGFSIPTFVIGYLLIWLVALKGGLLPVQGYVRLDQGLWSWLRNLILPGLTLSIVYVALIARVTRAAVAEALTEDYIRTARSKGISERHVLVRHALINAAVPIVTVIGIGVALLIGGVVVTETVFAIPGLGQLTVDAVLSRDYPLIQGITLFFSVIYVLINLLVDLSYLLLDPRIRY, from the coding sequence ATGTTGTCCTTCCTGTTACGACGCATCGTCGCCACCATCCCGGTGCTGGTGATCGTCGCGCTGATCGTTTTCCTGATGACGCGGCTGGCGCCGGGCGATCCGGCAGCGGTTATCGTCGGCGACACCGGCACCTCGGCCGACATTGCCCGCGTGCGGACCCAGCTCGGCCTCGACCAGCCGCTGCCGGTGCAGTTCGCCAAGTGGTCGGCGCAGGTCCTGCGGGGCGATCTCGGCGAGTCGCTGTTCATGAAGCAAACCGTCGCCTCGCTGATCGGCCAGCGCATCGAGCCGACCCTGTCGCTGGCGGGCCTGACCCTGGTGCTGACGGTGCTGGTCGCCGTGCCACTCGGTGTGCTCGCCGCCTGGCGCCACGGCGGCTGGCTTGACCGTGCGCTGATGGGCTTCTCGGTACTCGGCTTTTCGATTCCGACCTTCGTAATCGGCTATCTGCTGATCTGGCTGGTCGCGCTGAAGGGCGGGTTGCTGCCGGTGCAGGGCTATGTCCGGCTCGATCAGGGGCTGTGGTCGTGGTTGCGCAACCTGATCTTGCCCGGGTTGACCCTGTCGATCGTTTACGTTGCGTTGATCGCGCGCGTCACCCGCGCCGCGGTGGCCGAGGCGTTGACCGAGGACTACATCCGCACCGCGCGTTCGAAAGGCATCAGCGAGCGCCACGTGCTGGTGCGCCATGCGCTGATCAACGCCGCGGTGCCCATCGTCACGGTGATCGGCATCGGCGTCGCGCTGCTGATCGGCGGCGTCGTCGTCACCGAGACCGTGTTCGCGATCCCCGGCCTCGGCCAGTTGACGGTGGATGCGGTGCTGTCGCGCGACTACCCCCTGATCCAGGGCATCACGCTGTTCTTCTCGGTCATCTATGTCCTGATCAACCTGCTGGTGGACCTGAGCTACCTGCTGCTCGATCCGCGCATCCGCTACTGA
- a CDS encoding ABC transporter permease: MADTLPVAQQRVSMTRRVLRNGAVRFGTIILLLLILAAIGAPWLGTIDPTLIDPGAANLLPGTHAEFMTLGGDTFQHWFAMGSDSLGRDIWSRVIYGARVSLSVGVAVALLAMAVGMTVGLIAGYFRRLDGLIMRVMDGLMAIPGILFAITLMALWRASLTTIIVAIAVPEVPRVARLVRSVVLTIREEPYVEAAVALDTPTWKVLTRHILPNAIAPLIIQGTYVCASAILVEAILSFLGVGMPPDIPSWGNIMAEARSQFTQYPHSVLFPGIFLALTVLAVNILGDGLRDTLDPKFNKRGG, encoded by the coding sequence ATGGCCGATACGCTGCCTGTGGCGCAGCAGCGCGTCTCGATGACGCGTCGCGTGCTGCGTAACGGTGCCGTGCGCTTCGGTACGATCATCTTGCTGCTGCTGATCCTGGCGGCGATCGGCGCACCCTGGCTCGGCACCATCGACCCGACCCTGATCGACCCGGGCGCCGCCAACCTGCTGCCCGGCACGCACGCCGAATTCATGACGCTGGGTGGCGACACGTTCCAGCACTGGTTCGCGATGGGCAGCGACAGCCTTGGGCGCGATATCTGGAGCCGCGTAATTTATGGTGCGCGCGTCTCGCTCAGCGTCGGCGTCGCGGTGGCGCTCCTGGCGATGGCGGTCGGCATGACGGTCGGGCTGATTGCGGGGTACTTTCGCCGCCTCGACGGCCTGATCATGCGGGTGATGGACGGGCTGATGGCGATCCCCGGCATCCTGTTCGCGATCACTTTGATGGCGCTCTGGCGCGCCAGCCTGACGACCATCATCGTCGCGATCGCGGTACCCGAAGTGCCCAGGGTCGCGCGGCTGGTGCGCTCGGTGGTGCTGACGATTCGCGAGGAGCCGTATGTGGAGGCGGCGGTCGCGCTCGACACGCCGACCTGGAAGGTGCTCACGCGCCACATCCTGCCGAACGCGATCGCTCCGCTGATCATTCAGGGCACCTATGTGTGCGCCTCGGCGATCCTGGTCGAGGCCATTCTGTCGTTCCTCGGCGTCGGCATGCCGCCGGACATTCCGAGCTGGGGCAACATCATGGCCGAGGCCCGCTCGCAGTTCACGCAGTACCCGCACAGCGTGCTGTTCCCGGGGATTTTTCTGGCCCTGACGGTGCTGGCGGTCAATATTCTCGGCGACGGGCTGCGCGACACGCTCGACCCGAAGTTCAACAAGCGCGGGGGCTGA
- a CDS encoding dipeptide ABC transporter ATP-binding protein: MINNSPPAMAAAGAAPVLQVRDLSVTLPAGADRPHAVQRVSFDVHAGQTLCLLGESGSGKSVIANTVMGLLSQGIKPVAGCIELQGEDLLQLAPQRLRQLRGASMAMVFQEPMTALNPVLRCGDQVDEMLREHTSLGAAERQRRVLDIFAHVHLPEPQRIYASYPHQLSGGQRQRIVIAMALILKPALLICDEPTTALDVTTQAEILKLIAELQRENGTAVLFITHDFGVVAEIADRVVVMQLGRMVEQGEKLAVLQSPREAYTKMLLAAVPELGRRRRPPRMAGDALLDARAISKTYVSGSWPAKRRTVHAAQDVSLAVHPGETVGIVGESGSGKSTVARCIARLIEPTSGDIFADGRSVAKASGRALSPFRRRVQVVFQDPYRSLNPRQTAGASIIEGPLNFGVPRAQAWARAEELMRLVRLQPEALHRYPSEFSGGQRQRISIARALACDPQVLIADEAVSALDVSVQAQILDLLNEIQQRLAIGIVFITHDLRVASQICDRVIVMQRGKIVEQGDVGDVFFSPRHAYTQALLAAAPGRGFSFGTPEQQVTA, encoded by the coding sequence ATGATCAACAACTCCCCGCCCGCCATGGCAGCCGCCGGTGCCGCGCCGGTGCTGCAGGTGCGCGATCTCAGCGTCACGCTGCCGGCCGGCGCCGATCGGCCGCATGCCGTGCAGCGTGTCAGCTTCGACGTGCACGCGGGGCAGACACTGTGCCTGCTCGGTGAATCCGGCTCCGGCAAATCGGTCATCGCGAATACTGTGATGGGGCTGCTGTCGCAAGGGATCAAGCCGGTGGCCGGCTGCATCGAACTGCAGGGCGAAGACCTGCTGCAGCTCGCGCCGCAGCGGCTGCGTCAGCTGCGCGGCGCTTCGATGGCCATGGTATTCCAGGAGCCGATGACCGCGCTCAACCCGGTGCTGCGCTGTGGCGACCAGGTCGACGAGATGCTGCGCGAACACACCTCGCTGGGCGCGGCCGAGCGCCAGCGCCGCGTTCTCGACATCTTTGCGCATGTGCATCTGCCGGAGCCGCAGCGCATCTACGCGTCGTACCCGCACCAGTTGTCGGGCGGCCAGCGCCAGCGCATCGTAATCGCGATGGCGCTGATTCTCAAGCCGGCGCTGCTGATCTGTGACGAACCGACCACGGCGCTGGACGTCACCACGCAAGCCGAGATCCTCAAGCTCATTGCCGAGCTGCAGCGCGAGAACGGCACCGCGGTGCTGTTCATCACCCACGACTTCGGTGTCGTCGCCGAAATCGCCGACCGCGTGGTGGTGATGCAACTGGGCCGGATGGTGGAGCAAGGCGAAAAATTGGCGGTATTGCAAAGCCCGCGCGAGGCGTACACCAAGATGCTGCTCGCCGCGGTACCCGAACTGGGCCGGCGCCGGCGCCCGCCGCGTATGGCCGGCGACGCCCTGCTCGACGCACGCGCCATCAGCAAGACCTATGTCAGCGGCTCCTGGCCCGCCAAGCGCCGCACCGTGCATGCCGCGCAGGACGTGTCGCTGGCGGTGCATCCGGGAGAGACGGTAGGCATCGTCGGCGAGTCGGGCTCGGGCAAGTCGACGGTGGCGCGCTGCATCGCGCGGCTGATCGAGCCGACCAGTGGCGACATTTTTGCCGACGGACGCTCGGTGGCGAAAGCCAGCGGCCGCGCGCTGTCGCCGTTTCGCCGCCGCGTGCAGGTGGTGTTCCAGGACCCGTACCGCTCCCTCAACCCGCGCCAGACCGCCGGCGCCTCGATCATCGAAGGCCCGCTGAACTTCGGCGTGCCGCGAGCGCAAGCGTGGGCGCGTGCCGAGGAGCTGATGCGTCTGGTGCGTCTGCAGCCCGAGGCGCTGCACCGCTACCCGAGCGAGTTCTCGGGCGGCCAGCGCCAGCGCATCTCGATTGCGCGCGCACTGGCCTGCGACCCGCAGGTGCTGATCGCCGACGAGGCCGTCTCGGCGCTCGACGTGTCGGTGCAGGCGCAGATCCTGGATCTTCTCAACGAAATACAGCAGCGCCTGGCCATCGGTATTGTGTTCATCACCCATGATCTGCGCGTGGCCAGCCAGATCTGCGACCGCGTGATCGTGATGCAGCGCGGCAAGATTGTCGAACAGGGCGACGTCGGCGATGTCTTCTTCTCCCCCCGGCATGCTTACACCCAGGCACTGCTGGCGGCAGCCCCGGGCCGCGGCTTCAGCTTCGGCACACCGGAACAACAGGTGACGGCATGA
- a CDS encoding M81 family metallopeptidase encodes MSGSQPLRILIAGFQHETNTFAPTKADWAAFNRGETFPAYVHGPVMVKRFAEANIPVGGFISEARTHGWTLLPSCWAGATPSAHVTQDAFERLAGEILRDLRAALAHGGLDAVYLDLHGAAVAEHLDDAEGELLARIRTEAGPDVPIVASLDMHANVTQQMLETADALACYRTYPHVDMADTGRLAARLLARRLQCGRRESLHAMRLSFLLPLNVQTTMAEPAASIYAELRALEAEHDVVLSFATGFPAADIAECGPVVWAHGEAAEAAVRKLYARIDAPRSQWRLDLLAPRAAVARGLEIAAGARRPVVIADTQDNPGAGGDSNTTGMLHALLAEGAGRRFPQQVALGLMWDPEAAAAAHAAGVGNEITLALGAAVPTFTGVASDSPLQGRFTVRALSDGHIALKGPMTMDPTVELGPSACLEIDGVLVAVASAKSQMLDRELFRQLGIEPERMKLLVNKSSVHFRADFAPIAEAILVAKAAGPMAADPTDLPWRKLPLTMSRHP; translated from the coding sequence ATGAGCGGCAGCCAACCCCTTCGCATTCTGATCGCGGGGTTTCAGCACGAGACCAATACCTTCGCTCCGACCAAGGCCGACTGGGCGGCCTTCAACCGCGGCGAGACGTTCCCGGCCTATGTGCACGGGCCGGTCATGGTCAAACGCTTTGCGGAAGCCAACATTCCGGTCGGCGGCTTTATCAGCGAGGCGCGGACACACGGCTGGACGCTGCTGCCCTCGTGCTGGGCCGGCGCGACGCCATCGGCCCACGTGACGCAGGATGCGTTCGAGCGCCTCGCCGGCGAGATCCTGCGCGATCTGCGCGCGGCTCTCGCGCATGGCGGGTTGGACGCGGTCTACCTCGACCTGCACGGCGCCGCCGTGGCCGAGCATCTCGATGACGCCGAGGGTGAGTTGCTGGCGCGCATCCGCACTGAGGCCGGGCCCGACGTGCCCATCGTCGCCAGTCTCGACATGCACGCCAACGTCACGCAGCAGATGCTGGAGACGGCCGACGCACTGGCCTGCTACCGCACCTACCCGCATGTCGATATGGCCGACACCGGGCGCTTGGCCGCGCGCCTGCTGGCGCGGCGCCTGCAGTGCGGCCGACGCGAGTCGCTGCACGCGATGCGCCTGTCGTTCCTGCTGCCGCTCAATGTGCAGACCACCATGGCCGAGCCCGCCGCATCGATCTACGCCGAGCTGCGCGCGCTGGAGGCCGAGCATGACGTAGTGCTGAGTTTCGCCACCGGCTTTCCGGCTGCCGACATCGCCGAATGTGGCCCGGTGGTCTGGGCCCATGGCGAGGCGGCTGAGGCGGCGGTGCGCAAGCTGTATGCGCGTATCGATGCGCCGCGCTCGCAGTGGCGGCTGGACCTGCTCGCGCCGCGGGCCGCCGTGGCGCGCGGCCTGGAGATCGCGGCCGGCGCACGCCGGCCGGTTGTGATCGCCGACACCCAGGACAACCCCGGTGCCGGCGGCGACAGCAACACCACTGGCATGCTGCACGCGCTGTTGGCCGAGGGCGCCGGGCGGCGCTTTCCGCAACAGGTGGCCCTGGGCCTGATGTGGGACCCCGAGGCCGCCGCCGCCGCGCATGCCGCAGGTGTGGGCAACGAAATCACGCTGGCCCTGGGCGCCGCTGTGCCGACCTTCACCGGCGTCGCCAGCGACTCGCCGCTGCAGGGCCGCTTTACCGTGCGCGCCCTGAGCGACGGCCACATTGCGCTCAAGGGACCCATGACCATGGATCCGACCGTCGAACTCGGCCCCAGTGCCTGCCTCGAGATCGACGGCGTGCTGGTGGCCGTGGCCAGCGCCAAGAGCCAGATGCTGGACCGCGAGCTGTTTCGCCAACTCGGCATCGAACCCGAGCGCATGAAACTGCTGGTCAACAAGAGCTCGGTGCATTTCCGCGCCGACTTCGCGCCGATCGCCGAGGCCATTCTGGTGGCCAAGGCGGCCGGGCCGATGGCGGCCGACCCGACCGATCTGCCCTGGCGCAAGCTGCCTCTCACCATGTCACGGCACCCTTGA